The Skermanella pratensis genome has a window encoding:
- the cheB gene encoding chemotaxis-specific protein-glutamate methyltransferase CheB, producing MIRLLIIDDSALMRKLLAGIFEQEGDFEIRTARNGAEALVLAGSFAPHVATLDINMPVMDGLTCLSRLMVETPLPIVVVSSQTPEGAETTLEALALGAVDVIAKPAGTVSLGIDRIQPMLVEKVRAAAGARLRPTLRLADRIRHAMSRTASPDQPAPAAPPARHRADQPDPTAGLVLIGASTGGPQALETILTGFPEDLPWPVLVAQHMPASFTGAFAQRLNRICPLPVSEVRQPTILLPGHIHVARGDADLIVARRPAGLIATPVPSSPSHRWHPSVDRMVTSALNHVPAGLLVGVLVTGMGDDGAAAMARLSAEGGQTIAQDEDTAVVWGMPGALVRLGGADDVAPLPDIAQSVARAVARACSHTREATCR from the coding sequence ATGATCCGTCTGCTCATCATCGACGATTCGGCGCTGATGCGGAAACTCCTGGCCGGCATTTTCGAGCAGGAAGGCGATTTCGAGATCCGGACGGCCCGGAACGGCGCCGAGGCACTGGTTCTCGCCGGGAGCTTCGCTCCCCACGTCGCGACGCTCGACATCAACATGCCGGTGATGGACGGACTGACCTGCCTCAGCCGCCTCATGGTCGAGACGCCGCTTCCGATCGTCGTCGTGTCGTCGCAGACGCCGGAGGGCGCCGAAACCACGCTGGAGGCGCTGGCGCTCGGCGCGGTCGACGTGATCGCCAAGCCGGCAGGCACGGTTTCCCTGGGCATCGACCGGATCCAGCCGATGCTGGTCGAAAAGGTGCGGGCCGCGGCGGGCGCCCGGCTGCGGCCGACGCTGCGGCTCGCCGACCGGATCCGCCATGCGATGAGCCGGACGGCTTCGCCGGACCAGCCGGCGCCCGCCGCCCCGCCCGCAAGGCACCGCGCCGACCAACCAGACCCGACGGCAGGTCTCGTCCTGATCGGCGCCTCGACCGGCGGGCCGCAGGCTCTCGAAACGATCCTGACCGGCTTCCCCGAGGACCTGCCCTGGCCGGTGCTGGTGGCTCAGCACATGCCGGCCAGCTTCACCGGGGCTTTCGCCCAGCGGCTGAACCGGATCTGCCCCCTGCCCGTCTCCGAAGTCCGGCAGCCCACGATCCTGCTGCCCGGCCATATCCATGTCGCGCGGGGCGACGCCGACCTGATCGTCGCCCGGCGGCCGGCCGGACTGATCGCCACGCCGGTCCCCTCCTCGCCGTCCCACCGTTGGCACCCGTCGGTCGATCGGATGGTGACCAGCGCGCTCAACCATGTGCCCGCCGGACTGCTGGTCGGGGTGCTGGTCACCGGCATGGGAGACGACGGCGCCGCCGCCATGGCGCGGCTGAGCGCGGAGGGCGGCCAGACCATCGCCCAGGACGAGGACACCGCGGTGGTCTGGGGAATGCCGGGCGCCCTGGTCAGGCTCGGAGGCGCCGATGACGTCGCCCCGCTGCCGGATATCGCGCAGTCCGTCGCCAGGGCCGTTGCCCGGGCCTGCTCGCATACCAGGGAGGCGACATGCCGCTGA
- a CDS encoding Hpt domain-containing protein, whose protein sequence is MSALLEQFLSEGRDLIQEATRGLIALERAPTGDVVAQVFRAFHTLKGSSGVFDVPAMTRMLHAAEDILSAVRGGRAAIDPELIDLLLESLDRTAMWLESLEVQGALPGDADAAASDLIDRLRRCAVGEADTAAPAALAPDGSTSDGLAVFTEAERSAALDLLRQGAAGTGAFRIVYDPDPGCFFNGEDPLKLVGRLPGLAALRISPRDDWPAPEALDPFLCNLRIDLLAVGEEAAIRHPFRLAADQVHITAVDPDALGAEPAFPQPPADIVGAVLAEQRRLLSAETPTGDVPGRWGAAAAAAANALRHGSRGDLADAVMAALARSLERHDRAPLAETLDLAIRSRQPAAPRERDTPAPSPSPHRACCGSTRRASTVSSPWSGK, encoded by the coding sequence ATGAGCGCACTTCTCGAACAGTTCCTGTCGGAAGGCCGCGACCTGATCCAGGAGGCGACGAGGGGATTGATCGCGCTTGAACGGGCGCCGACCGGCGACGTGGTCGCGCAGGTGTTCCGCGCCTTCCACACCCTGAAAGGATCGTCCGGCGTTTTCGATGTCCCGGCAATGACCCGGATGCTGCATGCGGCGGAGGATATCCTCTCAGCCGTCCGCGGCGGGCGCGCGGCGATCGACCCGGAGTTGATCGACCTGCTGCTGGAGAGCCTCGACCGGACGGCCATGTGGCTGGAGTCGCTGGAGGTGCAGGGCGCCCTGCCCGGGGACGCGGACGCGGCGGCATCGGACCTGATCGACCGTCTGCGCCGGTGCGCCGTGGGAGAAGCGGACACGGCGGCTCCGGCCGCCCTGGCCCCGGACGGCTCGACCTCGGACGGCCTGGCGGTCTTCACCGAGGCCGAACGGTCCGCCGCCCTGGACCTGCTCCGCCAGGGCGCTGCCGGGACCGGCGCCTTCAGGATCGTCTACGATCCCGATCCCGGCTGCTTCTTCAATGGCGAGGACCCGCTGAAGCTGGTCGGCCGCCTGCCCGGTCTGGCCGCCCTGCGCATCTCTCCGCGCGATGACTGGCCGGCACCGGAGGCGCTCGACCCTTTCCTGTGCAACCTGCGGATCGACCTACTGGCCGTGGGCGAGGAAGCGGCGATACGGCATCCGTTCCGCCTCGCCGCCGACCAGGTCCATATCACTGCGGTCGATCCCGATGCCCTCGGCGCCGAACCCGCTTTCCCCCAGCCGCCCGCCGATATCGTCGGCGCCGTCCTGGCCGAGCAGCGGCGGCTGCTCTCCGCGGAGACGCCGACGGGCGACGTTCCGGGACGCTGGGGGGCGGCGGCGGCCGCCGCCGCCAATGCGCTGCGCCACGGGTCCCGCGGGGATCTCGCGGACGCCGTCATGGCGGCGCTCGCCCGGTCGCTGGAACGGCACGACCGCGCCCCGCTGGCGGAGACCCTGGACCTTGCCATACGCTCCCGGCAACCGGCCGCCCCGCGCGAGCGGGATACCCCCGCCCCGTCCCCGTCCCCTCATCGCGCCTGCTGCGGGTCGACGAGGCGCGCATCGACCGTCTCTTCGCCCTGGTCGGGGAAATGA
- a CDS encoding HEAT repeat domain-containing protein, which produces MPLIRGSPPDAAREDSRSPGAARDDLRSDDPLVRRRAVRRLGDGPEAVAALMTALRTEREPAVREAILTALAALPDAAGPLASLLRSQDAGLRNGAIEALQTMPGPARLLLPGLLSDRDADVRLLSAEIARCLPAGEATALLCGLLERENDVNVCTTAVEILAEIGTPDAVPVLRGLTRRFPTTQVLGFAADVAVKRITGAQN; this is translated from the coding sequence ATGCCGCTGATCCGCGGCAGCCCGCCCGACGCCGCGCGGGAAGATTCCAGGTCGCCCGGAGCGGCCCGCGACGACCTGCGGAGCGACGATCCCCTGGTCCGCAGGCGCGCGGTCCGCAGGCTCGGCGACGGTCCGGAAGCCGTGGCTGCCCTGATGACGGCGCTTCGAACCGAAAGGGAGCCGGCCGTGCGCGAGGCGATCCTCACGGCCCTCGCCGCCCTTCCGGACGCCGCCGGGCCGCTGGCATCGCTGCTGCGATCGCAGGATGCCGGGCTGCGCAACGGCGCGATCGAAGCCCTGCAGACCATGCCCGGCCCGGCGCGGCTCCTGCTGCCGGGTCTGCTGTCCGACCGCGATGCCGACGTCCGCCTGCTGTCCGCCGAGATCGCCCGCTGCCTTCCGGCCGGCGAGGCCACGGCGCTGCTGTGCGGCTTGCTGGAACGGGAGAACGACGTGAACGTCTGCACCACCGCCGTCGAGATCCTGGCCGAGATAGGCACTCCGGACGCCGTGCCGGTGCTGCGCGGGCTGACCCGGCGGTTCCCGACGACGCAGGTCTTGGGTTTCGCGGCGGACGTCGCGGTAAAGCGCATCACGGGCGCGCAGAACTGA
- a CDS encoding response regulator transcription factor, whose protein sequence is MARTVLVVDDSKLARMVVKRILEKTRSDWEIVEAASAQEALGLLADKGIDIALIDFNMPDRDGLSLAEEMRAANPDMPMAIISANAQDAILARARELDTAFVEKPLTEESLAAFLSGAALKLRRAGK, encoded by the coding sequence ATGGCGCGTACCGTACTGGTTGTGGATGACAGCAAGCTGGCCCGTATGGTCGTCAAGCGCATCCTCGAGAAGACCCGATCGGACTGGGAGATCGTGGAAGCGGCCAGCGCGCAGGAAGCTCTCGGCCTGCTGGCCGACAAAGGTATCGATATCGCCCTGATCGACTTCAACATGCCGGATCGCGACGGCCTGTCCCTGGCCGAGGAAATGCGCGCCGCCAACCCTGACATGCCCATGGCGATCATTTCGGCCAATGCGCAGGATGCGATCCTCGCCCGCGCGCGGGAACTCGACACCGCCTTCGTCGAGAAGCCGCTGACCGAGGAAAGTTTGGCCGCTTTCCTGTCCGGAGCCGCCCTCAAGCTAAGGCGCGCAGGCAAATGA
- a CDS encoding bestrophin family protein, translating to MIVRNRPSAFQLFFIMKGSIVPRIKWQVLSTVAVAFLVTLAHGTLFDHKVTLTPIPFSLIGLALAIFLGFRNTATYDRWWEGRKLWGELLIGARSATRLVVSHARPAAQDAERPRIMVRRLIAFAYALKHHLRGTWDDQSRRYLSEADARTMAASANGPDHLLHLLSRDAAALGAGGRLDPMLLAQLEQNLTVLAGVQAGCERIRHTPLPFSYSLLLHRTAYLYCFALPFGLQDTTGFMTPFVVGLVSYTFFGLDAIGDEIEEPFGLLPNNLPLEAMCRRMEIDLLAALGETDLPPPLQPVDYSLA from the coding sequence ATGATCGTCCGCAACCGTCCGTCGGCCTTTCAACTGTTCTTCATCATGAAGGGGTCGATCGTCCCGCGCATAAAATGGCAGGTGCTCTCCACCGTCGCCGTGGCCTTCCTCGTGACGCTGGCCCATGGCACCCTATTCGATCACAAGGTGACGCTGACTCCCATTCCGTTCAGCCTGATCGGGCTGGCGCTCGCCATCTTCCTGGGGTTCCGCAACACCGCCACCTATGACCGCTGGTGGGAAGGACGCAAGCTCTGGGGTGAACTGTTGATCGGCGCCCGCTCGGCGACGCGGCTGGTCGTCAGCCATGCGCGGCCGGCGGCGCAGGATGCGGAACGGCCCCGCATCATGGTCCGGCGGCTGATCGCGTTCGCCTACGCCCTCAAACACCATCTGCGCGGGACCTGGGACGACCAGAGCCGACGGTACCTGTCCGAGGCCGACGCAAGGACCATGGCGGCATCGGCCAACGGGCCGGACCACCTGCTGCACCTTCTCAGCCGGGATGCCGCGGCGCTCGGCGCGGGCGGCCGCCTGGACCCCATGCTGCTGGCGCAGCTTGAGCAGAACCTGACCGTCTTGGCGGGAGTCCAGGCGGGCTGCGAGCGCATCCGGCACACGCCGCTGCCGTTCTCCTATTCCCTGCTGCTCCACCGCACCGCATATCTGTACTGTTTCGCCTTGCCCTTCGGACTCCAGGACACCACCGGCTTCATGACGCCCTTCGTCGTCGGGCTGGTCTCCTATACCTTCTTCGGGCTCGACGCCATCGGAGACGAGATCGAGGAGCCGTTCGGCCTTCTGCCGAACAACCTTCCCCTTGAAGCCATGTGCCGGCGCATGGAGATCGACCTTCTGGCCGCCCTGGGCGAAACCGACCTGCCGCCGCCGCTGCAACCGGTCGATTACAGCCTGGCTTGA
- a CDS encoding chemotaxis protein CheX: protein MTQDDDGGKLLLTELERDALTEIINIGVSRAAKNLGRMVKDQVHLSVPRTEIMSRDQAVGWLSNRENSSLIAVGQNFRGSFSGQALLIFPEAKSLELVRTILDDGLSLEEIVDLEQEALAEVGNVVLNGCLVVMANMLKQALDMSLPRVMRGSSQVVLLGADADDPGEMVMFLTIDFAVRARNINGYIALFMDFPSLSAIKSLIGDYIDGLEDKE from the coding sequence ATGACGCAGGACGACGATGGCGGCAAACTCCTGCTGACCGAGCTGGAACGCGATGCCCTGACCGAGATCATCAATATCGGCGTCAGCCGGGCCGCCAAGAACCTCGGCCGGATGGTCAAGGACCAGGTCCACCTGTCCGTTCCGCGCACCGAGATCATGAGTCGGGACCAGGCCGTCGGCTGGCTTTCGAACCGGGAGAACAGCAGCCTGATCGCCGTCGGGCAGAACTTCCGCGGCTCCTTTTCCGGCCAGGCCCTGCTGATCTTCCCGGAAGCGAAGAGCCTGGAGCTCGTCCGCACCATCCTGGACGATGGGCTGTCCCTCGAAGAGATCGTGGACCTGGAGCAGGAGGCGCTGGCCGAGGTCGGCAACGTGGTGCTGAACGGGTGCCTGGTCGTCATGGCCAACATGCTCAAGCAGGCGCTCGACATGTCACTGCCCCGCGTGATGCGCGGCAGCAGCCAGGTGGTGCTGCTGGGCGCCGATGCGGACGACCCCGGCGAAATGGTCATGTTCCTGACCATCGACTTCGCCGTGCGCGCCCGCAACATCAACGGCTACATCGCCCTCTTCATGGATTTTCCGTCGCTCAGCGCGATCAAGTCGCTGATAGGCGACTATATCGACGGACTTGAAGACAAAGAATGA
- a CDS encoding response regulator, with protein sequence MPDRPARPRVLVVDDGALIRLFYRETLEAAGFEVVEALNGIEAMEKVLSEPFDLLVVDINMPKMDGVSFLRNLRGETGAAAAVPALVISSESGEQDAEDARAAGANYYLVKPVAAADLVLHVAVLTGVPA encoded by the coding sequence ATGCCTGATCGGCCCGCGCGGCCGCGCGTTCTCGTCGTCGACGATGGAGCCTTGATCCGCCTTTTCTATCGCGAGACGCTGGAGGCCGCCGGCTTCGAGGTGGTCGAGGCGCTCAACGGGATCGAGGCGATGGAAAAGGTCCTGTCCGAACCTTTCGACCTGCTGGTCGTGGACATCAACATGCCGAAGATGGACGGCGTGTCGTTCCTCCGGAACCTGCGCGGCGAGACCGGTGCGGCGGCGGCCGTCCCCGCGCTGGTGATCTCCAGCGAATCGGGTGAGCAGGACGCCGAGGATGCGCGGGCGGCCGGGGCGAACTACTATCTGGTCAAGCCGGTCGCCGCAGCCGACCTCGTCCTTCATGTCGCCGTGCTGACCGGAGTTCCGGCATGA
- a CDS encoding chemotaxis protein CheA — protein MIVAKNSLGWLAGRAARPAGSGDVVRPLQDLHATMDRLVRDMHDAVVRIRMVPVGQVFDRFPRFVRDLSLRLGKPVDLVIEGEGTSADKTVVEALYEPLLHLVRNSLDHGIESPEERRRHAKPDRATLTLRAFHANDRIVVEIGDDGRGIDIAGIGRKAVQADVIGEADLAAMEDAEATRLIFTPGLSTADETSDLSGRGMGMFAVRMAIERLGGGIAVETARHRGTTIRLELPLTLALLRIVTVEAGGRRFGVPLDGVAETIRLPDDRVQRIKAQTAFAWRDQVVPLHSLARLLDLGDDAPSRPEGRMVLVIETDGGVFGLEIDGIGERLEMVLRPMDGVLADIPAYLGTTLLGDGRVLLILNLKEILP, from the coding sequence ATGATCGTCGCGAAGAATTCGCTGGGGTGGCTGGCCGGGCGGGCGGCACGGCCGGCCGGGTCCGGGGACGTCGTCCGGCCGCTGCAGGACCTTCACGCCACCATGGACCGGCTGGTGCGGGATATGCACGATGCCGTGGTGCGGATCAGGATGGTGCCGGTCGGCCAGGTCTTCGACCGGTTCCCCCGGTTCGTCCGCGACCTGTCCCTTCGCCTCGGGAAGCCGGTCGACCTGGTGATCGAGGGTGAAGGAACCAGCGCCGACAAGACGGTGGTCGAAGCGCTTTACGAACCGCTGCTGCACCTGGTCCGCAACAGCCTGGACCACGGCATAGAGTCGCCCGAGGAACGCCGCCGCCACGCCAAGCCGGATCGCGCCACCCTGACGCTGCGCGCCTTTCACGCCAACGACCGGATCGTGGTCGAAATCGGAGACGACGGGCGCGGCATCGATATCGCTGGGATCGGGCGCAAGGCGGTGCAGGCCGACGTGATCGGCGAGGCGGATCTGGCGGCGATGGAGGATGCCGAGGCGACCCGCCTGATCTTCACTCCCGGTCTCTCGACGGCGGACGAAACCTCCGACCTGTCGGGGCGCGGCATGGGCATGTTCGCGGTCCGCATGGCGATCGAAAGGCTCGGGGGCGGCATCGCCGTGGAAACCGCGCGCCACCGCGGCACGACCATCCGGCTCGAACTGCCGCTGACCCTGGCGCTGCTGCGGATCGTCACGGTCGAGGCGGGCGGGAGGCGGTTCGGCGTTCCGCTGGACGGTGTCGCGGAAACGATCCGGCTGCCCGACGATCGCGTTCAGCGGATCAAGGCGCAAACGGCATTCGCGTGGCGGGACCAGGTGGTTCCGCTGCATTCCCTCGCCCGTCTGCTGGACCTGGGTGATGACGCCCCGTCACGCCCCGAAGGCAGGATGGTGCTGGTGATCGAGACCGACGGGGGTGTGTTCGGCCTTGAGATCGACGGGATCGGCGAGCGCCTCGAGATGGTGCTCCGCCCGATGGACGGCGTCCTGGCCGATATTCCGGCGTATCTCGGGACCACCCTGCTGGGCGACGGCCGGGTCCTGCTGATCCTGAACCTGAAGGAGATCCTGCCATGA
- a CDS encoding sensor histidine kinase, whose translation MSPSSDSLHHGSLVLDALDSGIIILGGDHRVVTWNVWMERATDVAQATLVGRSIWEAFPALLDTRFGDAINDALQAGASSILTHSLHAKLLPLHLPDGRPLLHDLIIRPLPSPAGRECLIQVKDVTVTVERERLLRERRDAQYRAVVDTAQDAIVTTDAGGTLQWMNSAAQRIFGLGPHDAVGQDIAHLLSPGGDVPWPRNQDALALQETSAHPVELTVRRHDGAVLNLELSLARWQSENRNFVTGILRDVTERRRVRDALEQAVADKTVLLREINHRVKNSLQLVSGLLNLQMASLSDKSARSLLKEASDRISAVARVHHRLYQADRFRTLDFAAFLQEMCDDLVQASGERVCTIELAADPLEVNIDHAAPLGLITNELITNAIKHRGTDPAVISVSLECWADGYGLSVSDQGPGLPPGFDAAKSRTLGMRIVTALTRQIGGMMEILPVARGTNFRITVSSRQHSCTDPEDGAP comes from the coding sequence ATGAGCCCGTCGTCCGACTCCCTCCATCACGGCAGCCTCGTGCTGGATGCGCTCGACTCCGGCATCATCATCCTGGGCGGGGATCATCGCGTCGTGACCTGGAACGTCTGGATGGAGCGCGCCACCGACGTTGCCCAGGCGACGCTGGTCGGGCGGTCGATCTGGGAAGCGTTTCCGGCGCTGCTCGACACGCGGTTCGGCGACGCGATCAACGATGCGCTCCAGGCCGGGGCATCCAGCATCCTGACCCACTCGCTGCATGCCAAGTTGCTTCCCCTGCACCTGCCGGACGGACGGCCGCTGCTCCACGACCTTATCATCCGCCCTCTTCCATCCCCGGCCGGCCGGGAATGCCTGATCCAGGTCAAGGACGTCACGGTGACCGTCGAGCGCGAACGCCTGCTGCGCGAAAGGCGGGACGCGCAGTACAGGGCGGTCGTCGACACGGCGCAGGATGCCATCGTCACGACCGATGCCGGGGGGACGCTGCAATGGATGAACTCGGCCGCCCAGCGCATCTTCGGCCTCGGCCCGCATGACGCCGTCGGACAGGACATCGCCCATCTGCTGTCGCCCGGCGGGGATGTCCCCTGGCCACGCAACCAGGATGCCCTGGCGCTTCAGGAGACCTCGGCGCATCCGGTCGAACTGACGGTACGGCGGCACGACGGAGCGGTGCTGAACCTCGAACTGTCGCTGGCGCGCTGGCAGAGCGAGAACCGGAACTTCGTGACCGGCATCCTGCGGGACGTGACGGAACGCCGGCGCGTCCGGGACGCCCTGGAACAGGCCGTGGCGGACAAGACGGTGCTTCTCCGGGAGATCAACCACCGGGTCAAGAACAGCCTGCAGCTCGTGTCCGGGCTGCTGAACCTCCAGATGGCGAGTCTCAGCGACAAGTCCGCCCGCTCGCTGCTCAAGGAGGCATCCGACCGGATCTCCGCGGTGGCCCGCGTACATCATCGCCTCTACCAGGCCGACAGGTTCCGCACCCTGGACTTCGCGGCCTTCCTGCAGGAAATGTGCGACGATCTGGTCCAGGCGTCGGGCGAGCGCGTCTGCACCATCGAACTCGCGGCCGATCCGCTGGAAGTGAACATCGATCACGCCGCTCCACTCGGCCTGATCACGAACGAGTTGATCACCAACGCGATCAAGCATCGCGGCACCGATCCCGCCGTCATCAGCGTCTCGCTGGAATGCTGGGCGGACGGCTACGGGCTGTCCGTGAGCGATCAGGGACCGGGACTGCCCCCTGGTTTCGATGCCGCCAAATCGCGGACCTTGGGCATGCGCATCGTCACGGCGCTGACGCGCCAGATCGGCGGCATGATGGAGATCCTGCCGGTAGCCCGCGGAACAAACTTCCGCATCACCGTGTCCAGCCGCCAGCATTCCTGCACCGATCCGGAGGACGGCGCTCCCTGA
- a CDS encoding CheR family methyltransferase, with translation MPADKPDRPDSTEIRIADHEFRRFRDFLYRRTGIVFSDAQRAYVERRLTDRILAAGSRSFSEHFARLLVEPDELERLISAFTVNETYFYREDYQLRCLTSNLLDRITARKRRGQPIRLWSVPCSTGEEPYSIAIWLLENWSRVDSWDIEIIGSDIDVRALDAAQDGVYSERSLMRLPRPLVAKYFTAMDGGRYRIDEALRGSVQFSQVNIIDQADTGRWRDIDVVFCRNVLIYFDDMARRTAANNLYDCLAPGGYICLGHTESMSRISPLFHVCRFPEAIVYQKPWEDSHA, from the coding sequence ATGCCCGCCGACAAACCGGACCGGCCGGACAGCACCGAAATCCGGATCGCGGACCATGAGTTCAGGCGGTTCCGCGACTTCCTCTACCGCCGGACCGGCATCGTCTTCAGCGATGCCCAGCGGGCCTATGTGGAGCGCCGCCTGACCGACCGCATCCTCGCCGCCGGCTCGCGCAGCTTCTCCGAGCATTTCGCCCGCCTGCTGGTCGAACCGGACGAACTGGAGCGCCTGATCTCCGCCTTCACGGTCAACGAGACCTATTTCTACCGGGAAGATTATCAGCTCCGCTGCCTGACCTCCAACCTGCTCGACCGGATCACGGCGCGAAAGCGCCGCGGCCAGCCGATCCGCCTGTGGTCGGTCCCCTGCTCCACCGGGGAGGAACCCTACTCCATCGCCATCTGGCTGCTGGAGAACTGGTCCCGTGTGGACTCCTGGGATATCGAGATCATCGGCTCGGACATCGACGTCAGGGCCCTGGATGCCGCGCAGGACGGCGTCTATTCGGAACGCTCGCTGATGCGCCTGCCCCGTCCTCTGGTCGCCAAGTATTTCACGGCTATGGATGGCGGCCGGTATCGCATCGACGAGGCGTTGCGGGGATCGGTCCAGTTCAGCCAGGTCAACATCATCGATCAGGCGGATACCGGCCGCTGGCGCGACATCGACGTGGTCTTCTGCCGCAACGTGCTGATCTATTTCGACGACATGGCCCGCCGTACCGCCGCCAACAATCTCTACGACTGCCTGGCGCCGGGCGGCTATATTTGCCTGGGCCATACCGAATCCATGAGCCGGATATCGCCCCTGTTCCATGTCTGCCGGTTTCCGGAGGCCATCGTGTACCAGAAGCCCTGGGAGGACAGCCATGCCTGA
- a CDS encoding alpha/beta hydrolase family protein translates to MTTTDEAIDIPVGGQSIAGTLVTPETSLPGVLFVHGWGGTQEHYLARAREIATLGCICLTIDLRGHGRTEGQYETVTREENLNDLLAAYDTLARHPSVNASAIAVVGSSYGGYLATILTSLRPVRWLALRAPALYRDEDWALPKQRLNRDEIAAYRRKRVRPEDNRALAACAAYEGDALVVECERDTIIPHPVIANYRTAFDRSRSLTYRVIADADHGLTEKAWQAAYTSLLVTWAAEMILGSRSNGGAPPAQARTWPIRRSAS, encoded by the coding sequence ATGACGACGACCGATGAAGCGATCGACATCCCTGTCGGCGGCCAGAGCATCGCCGGAACCCTCGTGACGCCGGAAACCTCCTTGCCAGGCGTGCTGTTCGTCCATGGCTGGGGCGGAACCCAGGAACATTATCTGGCGCGGGCGCGAGAGATCGCGACGCTGGGCTGCATCTGCCTGACGATCGATCTGCGCGGGCACGGGCGGACCGAAGGACAGTACGAGACCGTGACGCGCGAAGAAAACCTGAACGACCTGCTGGCCGCCTACGACACGCTCGCACGCCACCCTTCGGTGAATGCATCGGCGATCGCGGTGGTGGGCAGCAGCTACGGCGGCTACCTCGCCACCATCCTCACTTCCCTGCGGCCGGTCCGATGGCTGGCCCTGCGCGCACCCGCTCTCTATCGCGACGAGGACTGGGCCTTGCCCAAGCAGCGGCTGAACCGCGACGAGATAGCCGCCTATCGCCGGAAGCGGGTACGGCCGGAGGACAACCGCGCCCTCGCCGCCTGCGCAGCCTACGAAGGCGATGCGCTGGTCGTCGAATGCGAGCGCGACACCATCATCCCGCACCCCGTCATCGCCAACTACCGCACCGCCTTCGACAGGAGCCGCTCCCTGACATACCGTGTGATCGCGGATGCCGATCATGGACTGACGGAAAAGGCCTGGCAGGCGGCCTATACCTCCCTCCTGGTCACCTGGGCGGCCGAGATGATCCTGGGATCACGCAGCAACGGCGGCGCTCCCCCGGCGCAGGCCCGGACCTGGCCCATCCGCCGATCGGCCTCATAG